The following proteins come from a genomic window of Blastococcus sp. HT6-30:
- a CDS encoding Tad domain-containing protein, with product MQRLTRRRRLRDERGASAVLIALLMIPLLGFGALAVDIAAVYSEKQQLQNGADAAALAIAHDCASALPACGAAQATADELTGANYDEAGSAHGVPTVTFGTNEVTVTNPGTQGHWLAPVLGHDSTDVSASATVRWGAAGGGTAVLPLAFSWCAFEQQTGGGEPTGETPTVIDFTKADETEGCTGPSNLEVPGGFAWLDSDSGECGATTTVDGVAYSDTGNSVPAECEPEYFESLLGETVLLPIFGEAGDTGSNAWYRIYAYAAFTITGYNFAGQYKSDPPADCGGTGSSGRCIEGVFTQFVDATDDFTYDPTAPDLGGWVVQLVA from the coding sequence ATGCAACGGCTGACCCGCCGCCGGCGGCTGCGCGACGAGCGCGGCGCGTCCGCGGTCCTGATCGCCCTGCTCATGATTCCGCTGCTCGGCTTCGGCGCGCTCGCCGTGGACATCGCGGCCGTCTACTCCGAGAAGCAGCAGCTGCAGAACGGCGCCGATGCCGCCGCGCTGGCCATCGCGCACGACTGCGCATCAGCGCTGCCCGCCTGCGGCGCCGCCCAGGCGACCGCCGATGAGCTGACGGGAGCCAACTACGACGAGGCCGGCTCGGCGCACGGTGTCCCGACGGTCACCTTCGGCACCAACGAGGTGACCGTGACCAACCCCGGCACCCAGGGCCACTGGCTGGCACCCGTCCTGGGCCACGACTCGACCGACGTCTCCGCCAGCGCCACCGTCCGCTGGGGAGCCGCCGGTGGCGGGACGGCGGTCCTGCCGCTGGCCTTCTCCTGGTGCGCCTTCGAGCAGCAGACCGGGGGCGGGGAGCCCACCGGCGAGACGCCGACGGTCATCGACTTCACCAAGGCCGACGAGACCGAGGGCTGCACCGGCCCGTCCAACCTCGAGGTGCCCGGCGGCTTCGCCTGGCTGGACTCGGATTCCGGCGAGTGCGGCGCGACCACCACGGTCGACGGCGTGGCGTACTCGGACACCGGCAACAGCGTCCCCGCCGAATGCGAGCCGGAGTACTTCGAGAGCCTCCTGGGTGAGACCGTCCTGCTGCCCATCTTCGGTGAGGCGGGCGACACCGGGTCGAATGCCTGGTACCGCATCTACGCGTACGCCGCGTTCACCATCACCGGCTACAACTTCGCCGGCCAGTACAAGAGCGACCCTCCCGCGGACTGCGGTGGTACGGGGTCCAGCGGCCGGTGCATCGAAGGCGTCTTCACGCAGTTCGTCGACGCCACGGACGACTTCACCTACGACCCGACCGCGCCCGATCTCGGCGGGTGGGTCGTCCAACTGGTCGCCTGA
- a CDS encoding Flp family type IVb pilin, with translation MLNVYAAIATLTSFVEGRLNRDEKGATAVEYGLMVGLIAAVIITTVTTLGGQLDGLFQEITTALTPAG, from the coding sequence ATGCTCAACGTCTACGCCGCCATCGCCACCCTGACCTCCTTCGTCGAGGGCCGCCTCAACCGCGACGAGAAGGGCGCCACCGCCGTCGAGTACGGCCTGATGGTCGGCCTGATCGCCGCGGTGATCATCACCACCGTCACCACGCTGGGTGGCCAGCTGGACGGCCTCTTCCAGGAGATCACCACTGCGCTCACGCCCGCCGGCTGA
- a CDS encoding type II secretion system F family protein encodes MLTASMPGPVLAAVAAVALGLPILGWACIPRTRTVADQAQANLARGLDLPGAAGARSRRAGSGPAGRLVGYLTPRGTVDRLNRLAGTAGRPAAWPVAKLVAAKLVLAMVAGALSLLVFSAGASLLTGLMAGTVTLVAYFVPELLLYSRGQERQQAIGLELADTLDQMTIAVEAGLGFESAMARAAKNGKGALAEELTRTLQDIAVGQPRRDAYLAMAERTGVQDLRRFIRAVVQADAYGVSIADVLRTQAAEMRLKRRQRAEEKAMQIPVKVIFPLILCILPTLFIVLLGPAVMDIVAAFSD; translated from the coding sequence GTGCTGACCGCTTCCATGCCCGGCCCCGTCCTAGCCGCCGTCGCCGCGGTCGCCCTCGGGTTGCCGATCCTGGGCTGGGCTTGCATTCCTCGCACCCGGACTGTGGCGGACCAGGCGCAGGCGAACCTGGCCCGCGGCCTCGACCTCCCCGGCGCTGCCGGCGCCCGCAGCCGCCGGGCCGGGTCCGGGCCGGCCGGACGCCTCGTCGGTTACCTGACCCCGCGGGGGACGGTCGACCGGCTCAACCGGCTCGCCGGCACCGCCGGACGGCCGGCCGCCTGGCCGGTGGCCAAGCTCGTCGCGGCCAAGCTGGTCCTGGCGATGGTCGCGGGTGCCCTGAGCCTGCTGGTCTTCAGCGCGGGGGCGAGCCTCCTCACCGGGCTGATGGCTGGAACGGTCACCCTGGTTGCGTACTTCGTGCCGGAGCTGCTGCTCTACAGCCGCGGCCAGGAGCGGCAGCAGGCGATCGGCCTGGAGCTGGCCGACACCCTCGACCAGATGACCATCGCGGTGGAGGCCGGGCTCGGCTTCGAGTCGGCCATGGCGCGGGCCGCCAAGAACGGCAAGGGCGCGCTGGCCGAGGAGCTGACCCGCACCCTGCAGGACATCGCCGTCGGCCAGCCGCGCCGGGACGCCTACCTGGCCATGGCCGAGCGCACCGGGGTGCAGGATCTGCGCCGGTTCATCCGCGCGGTCGTCCAGGCCGACGCCTACGGCGTCTCCATCGCCGACGTGCTGCGCACCCAGGCAGCCGAGATGCGGCTGAAGCGCCGGCAGCGGGCCGAGGAGAAGGCGATGCAGATCCCGGTCAAGGTGATCTTCCCGCTCATCCTCTGCATCCTGCCGACGCTGTTCATCGTGTTGCTCGGCCCTGCTGTCATGGACATCGTCGCGGCGTTCAGCGACTGA
- a CDS encoding RcpC/CpaB family pilus assembly protein, which produces MNRRILAAVLALGLAIVGTVVLVSYVRGADARALEGVQTTPVLVVTAPVPEGTPAAELAGSVRLEQIPAKVAATGSVSDLADLGDRVSTVALQPGEQLLASRFAAEESLQPPDRAEVPPGFSEVSLLLEPQRVIGGRLAAGDEIGVYISMDLEDANEKKTGTTHSVLHGVLVTQVQGAPAPAQAAEGSTKTVAAGAAAPSNSLMVTVALPARDAEKVVFGMEHASVWLALEPEGADNAGTGIVTQNNIYGDALAGLTAANGGSGE; this is translated from the coding sequence GTGAACCGCCGCATCCTTGCCGCTGTGCTCGCGCTCGGCCTGGCGATCGTGGGCACCGTCGTGCTGGTCTCCTACGTCCGCGGGGCCGACGCCCGGGCCCTCGAAGGGGTCCAGACGACCCCGGTCCTCGTGGTCACCGCACCGGTGCCGGAAGGCACGCCGGCTGCCGAACTGGCCGGATCGGTACGCCTGGAGCAGATCCCCGCCAAGGTGGCGGCCACCGGCAGCGTCAGCGACCTCGCCGACCTCGGCGACCGGGTCAGCACCGTGGCCCTGCAGCCGGGCGAGCAGCTGCTGGCCAGCCGCTTCGCGGCGGAGGAGAGCCTGCAGCCGCCGGACCGCGCCGAGGTGCCACCCGGCTTCTCCGAGGTCAGCCTGCTGCTCGAGCCGCAGCGGGTGATCGGTGGCCGGCTGGCCGCGGGTGACGAGATCGGCGTCTACATCTCCATGGACCTGGAGGACGCCAACGAGAAGAAGACGGGCACGACGCACTCCGTCCTGCACGGTGTCCTGGTCACCCAGGTTCAGGGTGCGCCGGCCCCGGCCCAAGCGGCCGAGGGCTCGACCAAGACGGTCGCCGCCGGCGCCGCCGCCCCCTCGAACAGCCTGATGGTCACCGTCGCTCTGCCCGCCCGGGACGCCGAGAAGGTGGTCTTCGGCATGGAGCACGCCAGCGTCTGGCTCGCCCTCGAGCCCGAGGGCGCGGACAACGCCGGCACCGGGATCGTCACGCAGAACAACATCTACGGTGACGCGCTCGCCGGCCTCACCGCCGCCAACGGGGGGTCTGGAGAATGA
- a CDS encoding TadE/TadG family type IV pilus assembly protein produces the protein MELALLLPVLLVLVLGIVEFGRAFQVQATLAAAAREGARAFALDRDADVNAAVIEASASLDTTLIDTYPEVEADNCIVKVDYPMSFLTDFFGATIDLSATGVMRCNG, from the coding sequence GTGGAGTTGGCGCTGCTGCTGCCGGTGCTGCTCGTTCTCGTGCTCGGCATCGTCGAGTTCGGCCGGGCCTTCCAGGTACAGGCCACCCTGGCCGCCGCCGCCCGTGAGGGCGCGCGTGCGTTTGCCCTTGACAGAGACGCCGACGTCAACGCCGCCGTCATAGAGGCCAGTGCGTCCTTGGATACGACCTTGATCGATACGTACCCGGAAGTCGAAGCGGACAACTGCATCGTCAAGGTCGACTACCCGATGTCCTTTCTCACCGACTTCTTCGGCGCGACGATCGACCTCTCTGCCACCGGAGTCATGCGATGCAACGGCTGA